CTTCCCGTCCATGGCCCGACAGTACCAAATCCACGAAAATGACGCATCGGCAATTTGAGACCGTGAACGGTTACAAATTTCTTTAGCCGTGCTGCGACGACGTTGCCGCTGCCTTGGCCCTTGCGTCGAACCGTTCCTTGCCCGGAGCCTTTGCCTTTCTGCGCGCGCATTTTTTCCAGCGCGGCTTTGGCGGCGCGGATTTCGTTCGGATCAAGCGTTCCGTTGGCGTTGGCGTCGAACCTTTTTAAGAGCATTTGGTGAAACTTCGCGTTTCGGTGTCCGTTGCCGCCAAGGCCCGCTCCTTGCCCCGTGCCGGCGGTGCGCTTGCCAAATCGGTCCCGGGCGGCGGTGGCTTCGGCAGGATCGATCTTCCCGTTGCCGTTGGTGTCGAACCGGTCTACAATCGCGTTCCCAAGAGAAGACTCTCCGGCTGCCGCTTTTTGTTCCGCCCAAGTTGCTCGGGCAAGAATCATCGAATTGGCGACAAAAAAGATGAAACACATGGAATGCTTCATAAGGCACTTCGATGGATAATTAGAATAAGTCGGGGAAGCAATCGCCTACCGCCGACGCTCGGCTATTTTATCAAACCGCCAATCCAATCGCAAAGTTTCGCGAGTTCCGAAAAAAAATTTGCGATGATGATAGCGATTGGCCTGCTGCACCAGGACGACCGACTCATGACCACCGCCCGGCTCTTGCACCTACTTCGCCGAGCGACTCCGCTGGTACTGGCGATCTATTGGCTCGGTCTGTTCGTCGGCACCCATATTCCAATTCCGGAAAGCGTTGGCATTGGGAACAAAGACAAGTGGATCCATTTTTTCGCCTACGGCGGATTGGGGGCATTGGCGATGATCGCAACCGCTTGGCGGGTAAGCGCCAACGTGAAGGCGTGGCATCTCCTGCTGATCGTGGTTGCATTTGCCGCCTTCGGAGGCTTCGACGAACTGACGCAGCCACTGGTCGGTCGCGAAGCAGATAGGTTCGATTGGTTTGCCGATGTAGCCGGTGTGATCATCGGGGCGGCGGCGGGTGCGGCTGTGATGCGCCTGCTGCGTCGAACCGGAACGATTGCCGAAATAGATGCGGAATGTGAATTACATCCGCAGGAGTAGAACGAGCGGAAATCGAACATTCTCCGTCTACAACCTACATTCCACTGCCGCCGATTCCCAAGTCCGCGAAGTAATTCTTGACTGTTCAATAATTTGGTGTCGGCGCTCGATAGTCGGCCATCTCGATCGAGCGAAACCATTCAATTGTTTTCGTCAATCCTTCTCGAAGTTTGACCCTCGGCGTCCAGCCGAGTTTCTCTCTGGCAAGGGTAATGTCGGGACGGCGTTGTTTCGGATCGTCCTCCGGCAATGGCTCGTAGATCAGTTTTGACTTCGACTGAGTCAACTCGATGACCAAACTGGCCAGTTCGAGCACGGTAAACTCGTCTGGGTTGCCCAGATTGATCGGGCCGATCGTTTCGTCCGGCGAGTTCATCATCTTCAGGATGCCCTCAACGAGGTCGTCGCGGTAACAGAACGAACGCGTCTGGCGGCCGTCCCCGTAGATCGTAATCGGTTCATGGACCAGTGCTTGCCGAATAAAGTTTGACACGACGCGGCCGTCGTAGGGATGCATTCGCGGCCCGTAGGTGTTGAAAATCCTCACGATCCGAATGTTAACGTGGTTCGACCGGTGGTAATCCATGAACAGCGTTTCAGCAGCCCGCTTGCCTTCATCGTAGCAGGCCCGCGAGCCGATGGGATTCACCGAGCCGCGATAGGATTCCGGCTGCGGATGCACCTCGGGGTCGCCGTAAACCTCGCTTGTCGAGGCTTGCAAGATCTTCGCCCGGCAGCGCTTCGCCATCCCGAGGAGATTGATCGAGCCGATCACCGATGTCTTGATCGTCTTAATGGGGTTGTATTGATAATGCCCGGGGGCCGCCGGACAAGCCAGATTGAAGATTTCGTCCACTTCCAGCCAAAGCGGATGAACAATGTCGTGTCGGATTAGCTCGAAATTCGGGCGATCGAGCAGGTGCGCGACATTGGTTTTCTGGCTGGTGAAGAAGTTGTCGGCGCAGATGACATCGTGCCCAGCTTCCACTAGGCGATCGCATAAATGGGAGCCAAGAAACCCAGCGCCGCCGGTGACGAGAATGCGTTTAATCGTGGCCACTGCTAACCTCCGCGAACTTCCTCAAGGGGGCGATACATGTTCCTGCAACCCAACGACTGCCAACGATAGGATAACAGAAAACAGGCTGTATGGCAGAGATGTGCTGGCACGACCTGCAGGTTTGCTATAAGCAGACCGAGAGCCAAGATAATTACAGCGATGACAGCGAATCTTTGCTGAAAATTATTGACATTGCCGGTCGAAATTCGCTACAGGGGAATTGTTCGCTGCGCCGTGGCGAAGTTTTTTTCTTCAGGCCACGTTGTTCGGCGCGTTGATCGGAGGGGGTATGGTCTACACATCTTTGGCATTGTGGTTTCGCGCTGAATCGCTGGTGGAAGTTGCCTTGATCGCGGCAGCAGCCGTGCTGACAATGGCTTACGGGATCGCGATCTGGCGGTTGCGTGCGTGCCCGCAAAATCGGTAATCGCGCTGCGACTTTAATCGTCTGATCGTGGGCGAACGCTCGTGTTGGCCTGAATGGGCAATCTATCCAGGCCATCCCGCAATGGTCTGCAGCGATCTCTCGCCAATAGGTCCGATTCTTAACGTCCGCGACGTCGCACGGTCGCCACAACGACCGCGATGCTGGCGAGGCCCAACAAGCACGCACTCGGCTCGGCCACGATGAAGAAACTGCTATTGATAGTGGCCGAATCCCCCGGCGACAACGTGAAGTGATGGCGAATGCCAATTTCGGTCGTCAAGGCAGACGTTGTTAACTCGCCCGAAAATGCCCGCGTCTCCGAATTGGTGCTTCCGGGTGGGCCAAACGCAGGCACCAGCGAGTAGACATGACTGTACAATTGACGCTGCACCACGCCATCCGCCAGCGCGTTGTAGACGGCGCTTCCCGCGATGGTCGAAAGCGACGCGGAGCTATCGAAGTTTGAATCCCCAACCGTAATCGACGATGAACCGAACATCGTTGACCCCGCCGGATATACCCCCACCGTTGGCAGTAGCATGAACAGATTAAAGGTCGCGGGCACCGCGAAATTATTGGTCACCACAACTGGCCCAGAAATCCCCGGATCGGGATCGAGCTGCACATTCCAATCTAATTCCACCTTGCTCTCGGCATTCCAAGTCCCCGACCACAATTGCCGGCCATCTTCGAACAGCTTGTCGTTGCGGGATTGATCGGAAGTCAAAACCCATTTCAACTCGGTACCTCCTGACGGCGTCGCTTCAATGCGAATCAGGGCTGCCGAAGCCGAAGTCGCTACAAAGCAGCAGGAAATGGCGGACAGTAGAAAATATTTCCGACAAATGCCCAACTTAAAATGTTGCCTCATTGGCGTAGGTTCCTCAAAGTTATCGGTCCATGAATTTCTTGCGCAGACACGAATTGGCCCGCAGCAGGCAATTTGATAACTCATAAATGCAACGAAGGCAACAACCTCTTTCCGACTTTTTTCCGCAATGGCAGCAGGTGGGAACATCGGCGAAAAACCGCGAGTCTATCGGAATGCGAACTGCAACCGTTGCTGGGGATACGGCTGGGGACGCAGCAATTCATGCGATGGACACGGTCGATGCCATTACTGCTAGCAGTCCGCATTCAGAAAAATCCTCCCCGGCGGTCAAATTCGTCAAACCCGTACACCCGGAATTGCCGATAGTAGTGGTCGCTGGAGCAGGGTGGGCGATCGTGCGCCGGTTCGGGTTTTCCGGCGGCGCAAACGGCGGCTATCGGCATACGAGGCCGAAAGCTCCCGAAACACCTCCCTCGTCAAGGATGACGCAATATGGGCGCAGCGCACCGATTTAGGGTCTATTACGGGCCGGAATCCGACACTCAGGCTGTCACGGGCAGCCGCGCGGATAACAATCCTCAGACCGTCACGGTCCCGCTCGGCGAAGTCTTGCCACTACTCGCCGATGCCGTCAACAGCCGACGCACCTGGCTACGTGACTTTGCCAACGACGAAATCAGCATTTCGACTGACCTTTACGAAGTGATTTTGGCCTACCAACACCACTTGCGGCCCGGAGCATAATCTGCTGAGGTCGTATCGCCCGATGCGATGATTTCGATCATCGGCCGCGAGGGTCGGATTTGTTGGGTGCAGGGCTCCATCGGCCGAGGAAGTACGGTTCTGTTTGGCGAGCAACTCCCATGAGCGCCGCACCAAGTCCGCCTGGGCCAAAAGGGCATTGGGTCGTCGGCAATCTCCCGGAATTCCGCCGCGACTTGCTCGGTTTCTTTACGCATTGCGCACGGACCTATGGCGACCTGGTGGCTTTGAAGCTCGGCCCCCGCTTGGTTCATTTGGCCAGTCACCCCGATTTTGTCGAGCAGGTGTTGGTCACGGAAAACCGCAGGTTCGGCAAGAGCTACGTCTTCGAGTTGCTTCGCCCGGTGCTAGGTAACGGCCTGCTCAACAGCGAAGGCGAATTCTGGCTGCGGCAGCGACGACTGATGCAACCTGCTTTCAGCAAGGCCAGCGTCAATGGATATGCCGACATCATATCGGCTCAAACTTCCGAAGTGATTGCACGCTGGCACGACGGTCAGCAGATCGATCTGCACTACGAAATGAATCGCTTAGCGCTAGGTATCGTCGGCAAGGCGCTGATGGACATCGACCTCAGTGACGTCTCCAACGAGATTTTTGGCCCGATCAACTCCGCGATGCGCGATTTTAGCAATCGTTTTGAAGGCTGGTTTAACCCGCCGATGTGGATCCCCACGCCGCGCAACCTGCGAGCCAAACGCAATGTGCGGCAGCTCGATCGCGTGGTCAACCGCATCATTCACCAACGACGGGAAAGCGGCCGCGATCGCGGCGATTTGCTCTCGAAGTTGATTGCCGCTCGGGACGAAGTCGATCAGACCGGAATGACGGATCGCCAGCTTCGCGACGAAGTGATGACGCTGTTTCTTGCCGGCCACGAAACCTCCGCCAATGCGCTTACCTGGACGTGGTTCCTGCTGTCACAAAACCCGCAATCCGAAGAGCGTTTGTTCGAAGAGTTGCGTCGCATTCTCGGCAGCCGACCGCCGCAGATCGACGATGTGCCCAAGCTGATGTATACCGACGCGGTGGTCAAAGAATCGCTGCGCCTATATCCGCCAGCATTCGCTTTCAGTCGGCGAGTTCTCGCCGATGTCAAAATTGGCGGCTACCACATTCCAGCCGATAGCGCGGTGATCATGAGCCAATGGGTTATCCATCGTGACTCGCGGTGGTGGGCAGAGCCGGAGCAGTTTCGCCCCGAGCGGTGGTTGAGCGGCCAAACCCAACCGCGACCCGATTACGCCTATTTCCCCTTTGGCGCTGGGCCGCGAGGTTGTATCGGCAATTTGTTCGCGATGCTCGAATTGGTTTTGGTGTTGGCTATCATCGCGCCGCGTTTTCGCTTTGAACTACTCGCCCCCGAAAAGGTCAAACCCTGGCCATCGGTCACCCTGCGCCCGGCAAGCGGCATTCCTGGATTGGTTCGCCGCCGCGACGGCGAGCGGGTGTGACTGTGGCGATCCGGGAAACTCGGGATACAGGCGATTCCTGCCGAGTTCTCGCGAATCGGAAGATGCGATACTCGCCAGCTTTCAGATCGAATAGCGTCGTGCAAGAGGATTCAGTGGACTCGCCGCCGATCTTCGCGCGCTTGAGCGTGACACATTCGGATGCGGCGTTCGATTTCGGCGATCAGTTCGTCATCGGACCAGTCGGTGAATTGCTCTGGAGATAACGGCTGGCCGATTTGAATGTGGATCACGGCAGGTTGTGGCAACGGGTTTTTTCGAGGCCACGAATCGAAAGCGCCATCCATGCCAACCGGCAATAACGCCGCTCGCGATCGGCGCGCCAGTGCGAGAAACCCTGGCTTGATTTCCCCCACTTCTCCGTCGCGCGTGCGAGTTCCTTCGGGGAAAATCAACAGCGCTTCGCCGGCTTTGAGTCGCTTCAGGCTTTCCTTCAATCCACCCAAGCCGATCCCTTCACGGTCGAGCGGTATGGCGTCGAGCGAATGGATGAGCCAGCGAAACGGCACGAAATTGAAGAGCGTGTCCCGCGCCAAATAGTTCAACCGCCGGTCGAAGCTCAAACCCACGAGTACCGGATCGAGATGGCTTTGGTGGTTCGACAGCACGACAAGGCTGCCGGCGGCCGGAATGCGGTCTCGCCCCCGCACGCGAATGCGAAACATCAGGACCGACAGCATGCGGCAGGAGATTCGCAGGAAGTCGTACCACAGGCGTTTAGCAAGGGAGCGGGGCATGCAACGGCGGAGGCATTTTCGGGGAGTGGGGATGGGCAACTATAAGTGCGGCAAACCGGAACGGCTTCTCCAAAGATGGCTTATTCCGCCGTTTTCCGTCTCGATTTCAATTTCTTCAGACGTGTTCGCACCAACTCTTCCAGCCGCTCGATCACATCCCCCTCGCTCAGCCCATCGGTCGAAAGATGGATCGCGTCGACGGCCGGAATTAGCGGCCCCACGCTGCGGCTACAGTCGCTTTGATCGCGCTGGTTTTGCTGGCGAAGAACCTCGTCGAGCGATTCAAATTCGCCGCGAGCTTGCAAATCGCGCTGTCGGCGACGGGCGCGCTCTTCGGGCGTGGCGGTGATGAAGAATTTGCATTCCGCGTGTGGAAATACGACCGTGCCTTGATCGCGACCTTCGGTGACAACATTCGCGCCGGCGGCCAGTTGGCGCTGTAATTCCACCAGATGCTCACGCACGCCGGGATTGCCGGCGGCATGGTGCGTCGCGGCAGTGATGTGCGAACGCCGGATTTCCGCGGTCACCTCGTGCCCATCGAGCAACACCTTGTCGCCGGGCAATTCAATCTTCAACCGTCGAGCCAGCGCTGCGAGCGCGTCGGAGTCATTCCAGTCAAGCCCCGCGTTGGCGGCGGCAAGTGCCACGGCTCGATACATCGCACCAGTGTCGAGGAAGCGAAAACCAAGCCGCTTCGCCAAGCCGCGAGCGGCAGTGCTCTTTCCAGCGCCAGCGGGGCCATCGAGGGTGACGATCATGGGTTGGTCAGCAGTCTGTGGTCGGTCGTCGATCGTTCGATTTGGCAAGGGACACTTGGCGGCCGAAATCGACGGAGAATCAAGC
This genomic interval from Pirellulales bacterium contains the following:
- a CDS encoding SDR family oxidoreductase, coding for MATIKRILVTGGAGFLGSHLCDRLVEAGHDVICADNFFTSQKTNVAHLLDRPNFELIRHDIVHPLWLEVDEIFNLACPAAPGHYQYNPIKTIKTSVIGSINLLGMAKRCRAKILQASTSEVYGDPEVHPQPESYRGSVNPIGSRACYDEGKRAAETLFMDYHRSNHVNIRIVRIFNTYGPRMHPYDGRVVSNFIRQALVHEPITIYGDGRQTRSFCYRDDLVEGILKMMNSPDETIGPINLGNPDEFTVLELASLVIELTQSKSKLIYEPLPEDDPKQRRPDITLAREKLGWTPRVKLREGLTKTIEWFRSIEMADYRAPTPNY
- a CDS encoding 1-acyl-sn-glycerol-3-phosphate acyltransferase, with product MPRSLAKRLWYDFLRISCRMLSVLMFRIRVRGRDRIPAAGSLVVLSNHQSHLDPVLVGLSFDRRLNYLARDTLFNFVPFRWLIHSLDAIPLDREGIGLGGLKESLKRLKAGEALLIFPEGTRTRDGEVGEIKPGFLALARRSRAALLPVGMDGAFDSWPRKNPLPQPAVIHIQIGQPLSPEQFTDWSDDELIAEIERRIRMCHAQAREDRRRVH
- a CDS encoding cytochrome P450, which encodes MSAAPSPPGPKGHWVVGNLPEFRRDLLGFFTHCARTYGDLVALKLGPRLVHLASHPDFVEQVLVTENRRFGKSYVFELLRPVLGNGLLNSEGEFWLRQRRLMQPAFSKASVNGYADIISAQTSEVIARWHDGQQIDLHYEMNRLALGIVGKALMDIDLSDVSNEIFGPINSAMRDFSNRFEGWFNPPMWIPTPRNLRAKRNVRQLDRVVNRIIHQRRESGRDRGDLLSKLIAARDEVDQTGMTDRQLRDEVMTLFLAGHETSANALTWTWFLLSQNPQSEERLFEELRRILGSRPPQIDDVPKLMYTDAVVKESLRLYPPAFAFSRRVLADVKIGGYHIPADSAVIMSQWVIHRDSRWWAEPEQFRPERWLSGQTQPRPDYAYFPFGAGPRGCIGNLFAMLELVLVLAIIAPRFRFELLAPEKVKPWPSVTLRPASGIPGLVRRRDGERV
- a CDS encoding VanZ family protein → MMIAIGLLHQDDRLMTTARLLHLLRRATPLVLAIYWLGLFVGTHIPIPESVGIGNKDKWIHFFAYGGLGALAMIATAWRVSANVKAWHLLLIVVAFAAFGGFDELTQPLVGREADRFDWFADVAGVIIGAAAGAAVMRLLRRTGTIAEIDAECELHPQE
- a CDS encoding (d)CMP kinase, whose product is MIVTLDGPAGAGKSTAARGLAKRLGFRFLDTGAMYRAVALAAANAGLDWNDSDALAALARRLKIELPGDKVLLDGHEVTAEIRRSHITAATHHAAGNPGVREHLVELQRQLAAGANVVTEGRDQGTVVFPHAECKFFITATPEERARRRQRDLQARGEFESLDEVLRQQNQRDQSDCSRSVGPLIPAVDAIHLSTDGLSEGDVIERLEELVRTRLKKLKSRRKTAE